The following are encoded in a window of Urocitellus parryii isolate mUroPar1 chromosome 7, mUroPar1.hap1, whole genome shotgun sequence genomic DNA:
- the Nags gene encoding N-acetylglutamate synthase, mitochondrial, translating to MATARVAATLRTAATGGKLHGPRGTGGARRLSGSTRRRAAGGASPGRRLSTARAHAQSQPEEAEGAEDRIQLPTTTEPLWTPPPAPPETPAPPAGRSLVQRDIQAFLNQCGASPGEARHWLTQFQSCHYSADKPFAVVEVDEEVLKCPRGVSSLAFALAFLQRMDMKPLVVLGLPAPTAPSGCLSFWEAKAQLAQSCKVLVDELRHNAATAVPFFGGGSVLSAAEPAPHASYGGIVSVETDLLQWCLESSSIPILCPIGETAARRSVLLDSLEVTAALAKALQPTKIIFLNNSGGLRNSSHKVLSNVNLPADLDLVTNAEWVSTKERQQIRLILDVLSRLPHHSSAVITAASTLLTELFSNKGSGTLFKNAERMLRVCNLDSLDQGRLVNLVNASFGKKLRDDYLDSLRPRLHSIYVSEGYNAAAILTLEPVLGGTPYLDKFVVSSSRQGQGSGQMLWECLRRDLQMLFWRSRVTNPINPWYFKHSDGSFSNKQWIFFWFGLADIRDSYELVNHAKGLPDSFCKPDSDPGS from the exons ATGGCGACAGCGCGGGTGGCAGCTACCCTGCGGACCGCTGCTACCGGCGGGAAGTTGCACGGCCCACGGGGCACTGGGGGCGCACGGAGACTGAGTGGTAGCACACGGCGGCGGGCCGCTGGGGGTGCCAGCCCGGGACGCCGGCTCAGCACCGCGCGGGCACATGCCCAATCCCAGCCGGAGGAGGCCGAGGGCGCTGAGGACCGCATCCAGTTGCCCACCACAACCGAGCCGTTGTGGACGCCGCCTCCGGCGCCGCCCGAAACCCCCGCGCCCCCGGCTGGCCGTTCTCTGGTGCAGCGGGACATCCAGGCCTTCCTGAACCAGTGTGGGGCTAGCCCCGGGGAGGCGCGCCACTGGCTCACCCAGTTCCAGAGCTGTCACTACTCCGCAGACAAGCCCTTCGCCGTCGTCGAG GTGGATGAGGAGGTGCTCAAGTGCCCGCGGGGCGTATCCAGCTTGGCCTTCGCCCTGGCCTTTCTGCAGCGCATGGACATGAAGCCACTGGTGGTTCTGGGGCTGCCGGCCCCCACAGCGCCCTCGGGCTGTCTTTCATTCTGGGAGGCCAAAGCACAGCTTGCCCAGAGCTGCAAGGTGCTGGTGGATGAGCTGAGGCACAACGCAGCCACTGCAGTGCCTTTTTTTGGCGGCGGGTCAGTGCTGAGTGCTGCAGAGCCAGCCCCCCACGCCAG CTATGGTGGCATCGTCTCGGTGGAGACGGACCTGCTGCAGTGGTGCCTGGAGTCCAGCAGCATCCCCATCCTGTGCCCCATTGGGGAGACGGCTGCACGCCGCTCAGTGCTTCTCGATTCTCTGGAGGTGACCGCGGCGCTGGCCAAGGCGCTGCAGCCCACCAAAATCATCTTCCTCAATAACTCAGGCGGCCTGCGCAACAGCAGTCATAAG GTCCTGAGTAATGTGAACCTGCCTGCGGACCTGGACCTGGTGACCAACGCGGAGTGGGTGAGCACCAAAGAACGGCAACAGATACGGCTCATTCTGGACGTGCTCAGCCGCCTGCCCCACCACTCCTCGGCTGTCATCACCGCCGCCAGCACGCTGCTCACGGAGCTCTTCAGCAACAAGG GCTCAGGGACCCTGTTCAAGAATGCCGAGAGGATGCTGCGAGTTTGCAACCTGGACAGTCTAGACCAGGGGCGCCTGGTGAACTTGGTCAACGCCAGCTTTGGCAAGAAGCTCCGGGACGACTACTTGGACTCTCTGCGTCCGCGGCTGCACTCCATCTATGTCTCTGAGGG GTACAACGCTGCGGCCATTCTGACCCTAGAGCCCGTACTTGGGGGCACCCCGTACCTGGACAAATTTGTAGTGAGCTCCAGCCGCCAAGGCCAAGGTTCTGGCCAGATGCTGTGGGAATGCCTGCGGCGGGACCTGCAGATGCTGTTCTGGCGCTCCAGGGTCACCAACCCCATCAATCCCTG GTATTTCAAGCACAGTGATGGCAGCTTCTCCAACAAGCAGTGGATCTTCTTCTGGTTTGGCCTAGCAGATATCCGGGACTCCTATGAACTGGTCAACCATGCCAAGGGGCTGCCAGACTCCTTCTGCAAGCCAGATTCTGACCCAGGCAGCTGA
- the Tmem101 gene encoding transmembrane protein 101 isoform X4: MGAAVLCASFMSFGVKRRWFALGAALQLAISTYAAYIGGYVHYGDWLKVRMYSRTVAIIGGFLVLASGAGELYRRKPRSRSLQSTGQVFLGIYLICVAYSLQHSKEDRLAYLNHLPGGELMIQLFFVLYGILALAFLSGYYVTLAAQILAVLLPPVMLLIDGNIAYWHNMRRVEFWNQMKLLGESVGIFGAAVILATDG, encoded by the exons ATGGGGGCAGCCGTGCTGTGTGCTAGCTTCATGTCCTTCGGAGTGAAGCGGCGCTGGTTCGCGCTGGGGGCAGCACTCCAGCTGGCTATTAGCACCTACGCCGCCTACATCGGAGGCTACGTCCACTACGGGGACTGGCTGAAG GTTCGTATGTACTCACGTACAGTTGCCATTATCGGTGGCTTTCTGGTGCTAGCCAGCGGTGCTGGGGAGCTATACCGTCGGAAACCCCGCAGCCGCTCTCTTCAGTCTACCGGCCAGGTGTTCCTGGGCATCTACCTCATCTGCGTG GCCTACTCACTGCAGCACAGCAAGGAAGACCGACTGGCATATCTGAACCATCTCCCAGGAGGGGAGCTGATGATCCAGCTGTTCTTCGTACTGTACGGCATCCTGGCCCTGGCCTTCTTGTCAGGTTACTACGTGACTCTGGCTGCTCAGATCCTGGCTGTCCTGCTGCCCCCAGTCATGCTGCTCATTGATGGCAACATTGCCTACTGGCACAACATGCGACGTGTAGAGTTCTGGAACCAGATGAAACTGCTTGGCGAGAGTGTGGGCATCTTCGGGGCTGCTGTCATTCTGGCCACTGATGGCTGA
- the Tmem101 gene encoding transmembrane protein 101 isoform X2, with protein MASKIGSRRWMLQLIMQLGSVLLTRCPFWGCFSQLMLYAERAEARRKPDIPVPYLYFDMGAAVLCASFMSFGVKRRWFALGAALQLAISTYAAYIGGYVHYGDWLKVRMYSRTVAIIGGFLVLASGAGELYRRKPRSRSLQSTGQVFLGIYLICVAYSLQHSKEDRLAYLNHLPGGELMIQLFFVLYGILALAFLSDAAKLCGAFRTVDTYGSGPGGTEELAVQKSHSS; from the exons ATGGCATCGAAGATAGGTTCGAGACGATGGATGCTGCAGCTGATCATGCAGTTGGGTTCGGTGCTGCTTACACGCTGCCCCTTTTGGGGCTGCTTTAGTCAGCTCATGCTGTACGCTGAAAGGGCCGAGGCGCGCCG GAAGCCCGACATCCCAGTGCCCTACCTGTACTTCGACATGGGGGCAGCCGTGCTGTGTGCTAGCTTCATGTCCTTCGGAGTGAAGCGGCGCTGGTTCGCGCTGGGGGCAGCACTCCAGCTGGCTATTAGCACCTACGCCGCCTACATCGGAGGCTACGTCCACTACGGGGACTGGCTGAAG GTTCGTATGTACTCACGTACAGTTGCCATTATCGGTGGCTTTCTGGTGCTAGCCAGCGGTGCTGGGGAGCTATACCGTCGGAAACCCCGCAGCCGCTCTCTTCAGTCTACCGGCCAGGTGTTCCTGGGCATCTACCTCATCTGCGTG GCCTACTCACTGCAGCACAGCAAGGAAGACCGACTGGCATATCTGAACCATCTCCCAGGAGGGGAGCTGATGATCCAGCTGTTCTTCGTACTGTACGGCATCCTGGCCCTGGCCTTCTTGTCAG ATGCAGCTAAGCTCTGTGGTGCTTTTCGGACTGTTGACACATATGGCTCAGGCCCTGGAGGAACAGAAGAGTTGGCAGTACAGAAGTCACACAGTTCTTAG
- the Tmem101 gene encoding transmembrane protein 101 isoform X1 — protein sequence MASKIGSRRWMLQLIMQLGSVLLTRCPFWGCFSQLMLYAERAEARRKPDIPVPYLYFDMGAAVLCASFMSFGVKRRWFALGAALQLAISTYAAYIGGYVHYGDWLKVRMYSRTVAIIGGFLVLASGAGELYRRKPRSRSLQSTGQVFLGIYLICVAYSLQHSKEDRLAYLNHLPGGELMIQLFFVLYGILALAFLSGYYVTLAAQILAVLLPPVMLLIDGNIAYWHNMRRVEFWNQMKLLGESVGIFGAAVILATDG from the exons ATGGCATCGAAGATAGGTTCGAGACGATGGATGCTGCAGCTGATCATGCAGTTGGGTTCGGTGCTGCTTACACGCTGCCCCTTTTGGGGCTGCTTTAGTCAGCTCATGCTGTACGCTGAAAGGGCCGAGGCGCGCCG GAAGCCCGACATCCCAGTGCCCTACCTGTACTTCGACATGGGGGCAGCCGTGCTGTGTGCTAGCTTCATGTCCTTCGGAGTGAAGCGGCGCTGGTTCGCGCTGGGGGCAGCACTCCAGCTGGCTATTAGCACCTACGCCGCCTACATCGGAGGCTACGTCCACTACGGGGACTGGCTGAAG GTTCGTATGTACTCACGTACAGTTGCCATTATCGGTGGCTTTCTGGTGCTAGCCAGCGGTGCTGGGGAGCTATACCGTCGGAAACCCCGCAGCCGCTCTCTTCAGTCTACCGGCCAGGTGTTCCTGGGCATCTACCTCATCTGCGTG GCCTACTCACTGCAGCACAGCAAGGAAGACCGACTGGCATATCTGAACCATCTCCCAGGAGGGGAGCTGATGATCCAGCTGTTCTTCGTACTGTACGGCATCCTGGCCCTGGCCTTCTTGTCAGGTTACTACGTGACTCTGGCTGCTCAGATCCTGGCTGTCCTGCTGCCCCCAGTCATGCTGCTCATTGATGGCAACATTGCCTACTGGCACAACATGCGACGTGTAGAGTTCTGGAACCAGATGAAACTGCTTGGCGAGAGTGTGGGCATCTTCGGGGCTGCTGTCATTCTGGCCACTGATGGCTGA
- the Tmem101 gene encoding transmembrane protein 101 isoform X3, which produces MASKIGSRRWMLQLIMQLGSVLLTRCPFWGCFSQLMLYAERAEARRKPDIPVPYLYFDMGAAVLCASFMSFGVKRRWFALGAALQLAISTYAAYIGGYVHYGDWLKVRMYSRTVAIIGGFLVLASGAGELYRRKPRSRSLQSTGQVFLGIYLICVMGIPACWRVLEDGVSPGLLTAAQQGRPTGISEPSPRRGADDPAVLRTVRHPGPGLLVRCS; this is translated from the exons ATGGCATCGAAGATAGGTTCGAGACGATGGATGCTGCAGCTGATCATGCAGTTGGGTTCGGTGCTGCTTACACGCTGCCCCTTTTGGGGCTGCTTTAGTCAGCTCATGCTGTACGCTGAAAGGGCCGAGGCGCGCCG GAAGCCCGACATCCCAGTGCCCTACCTGTACTTCGACATGGGGGCAGCCGTGCTGTGTGCTAGCTTCATGTCCTTCGGAGTGAAGCGGCGCTGGTTCGCGCTGGGGGCAGCACTCCAGCTGGCTATTAGCACCTACGCCGCCTACATCGGAGGCTACGTCCACTACGGGGACTGGCTGAAG GTTCGTATGTACTCACGTACAGTTGCCATTATCGGTGGCTTTCTGGTGCTAGCCAGCGGTGCTGGGGAGCTATACCGTCGGAAACCCCGCAGCCGCTCTCTTCAGTCTACCGGCCAGGTGTTCCTGGGCATCTACCTCATCTGCGTG ATGGGCATTCCAGCCTGTTGGAGAGTCTTAGAGGATGGTGTGTCTCCAGGCCTACTCACTGCAGCACAGCAAGGAAGACCGACTGGCATATCTGAACCATCTCCCAGGAGGGGAGCTGATGATCCAGCTGTTCTTCGTACTGTACGGCATCCTGGCCCTGGCCTTCTTGTCAG ATGCAGCTAA